The following proteins come from a genomic window of Mariniflexile sp. TRM1-10:
- the pepE gene encoding dipeptidase PepE: MKNIIIASTSTVHGSGYLEYILPELTLFLKNARTILFIPYARPSGISHDDYTKKVAEAFVKINKAVKGIHEFENPIEAIKTAEAIFVGGGNTFVLTSQLYKNNLIEALQTTIKNGTPYLGTSAGSNICGLTIKTTNDMPIVYPPSFNALAFVPFNINPHYLDPDTDSTHMGETRETRIKEFHNFNTPPVIGLREGSWLNVNGTSIVLKGTLTARIFEYNKTPYEVEPETQLNHLK, from the coding sequence ATGAAAAACATAATTATAGCTAGCACATCAACCGTTCATGGAAGTGGTTATTTAGAATATATTTTACCCGAATTAACCCTGTTTTTAAAAAACGCCAGAACTATTTTGTTTATTCCCTATGCAAGACCAAGCGGTATTTCTCACGATGACTATACAAAAAAAGTAGCAGAAGCCTTCGTAAAAATTAATAAAGCCGTAAAAGGTATCCATGAATTTGAAAACCCTATTGAAGCCATTAAAACTGCCGAAGCTATATTTGTTGGTGGTGGCAATACCTTTGTTTTGACCAGTCAATTATATAAAAATAATTTAATTGAAGCACTTCAAACTACTATAAAAAATGGCACGCCCTATTTAGGAACCAGCGCGGGCAGTAATATTTGCGGTCTCACCATAAAAACCACTAACGATATGCCTATTGTATACCCACCAAGTTTCAATGCCCTAGCGTTTGTACCTTTCAATATCAACCCGCATTATTTAGACCCTGATACCGACAGTACCCACATGGGTGAAACCAGAGAAACCAGAATAAAGGAGTTTCATAACTTTAATACACCTCCTGTAATAGGCTTGCGCGAAGGCAGTTGGTTGAATGTAAATGGCACCTCTATAGTTTTAAAAGGCACATTAACCGCTCGTATATTTGAATATAACAAAACACCTTACGAAGTTGAACCAGAAACCCAACTGAATCATTTAAAATAG
- a CDS encoding T9SS type A sorting domain-containing protein, which produces MKTNALSGMLAVLLFLPLFLFSQSTIYVSPNGSSSNSGTQSSPTTLENAISNLSSGGTIYMEGGLYNYTSTIVISSNGSSESLNNVFAYNGTPVINFSSLSESSSNRGLVLDGDYWHFKGIIIEEAGDNGMLLSGNNNIIEECIFRKNHDTGLQLSRYSSSANSISEWPSNNLILNCEAYDNRDSGNENADGFAAKLTCGTGNIFRGCVAHHNIDDGWDLYTKSETGPIGPILFEDCIAHSNGILTTGGTSGGGDKNGFKLGSTSNTVNHIVRRSIAYNNGKHGFTDNGNIGAIEFSNNTSYNNASYNFHTRDNASHVFKNNLSFNNSTNDRIRGDASAPNSFIGATGGFTVDSSDFETLTPGSDAAPTSNGFLNLKSGSDLIDSGVTTSGISYNGSNPDLGAIEFGETTTAPDPEVILTATAGDASVSLSWSVSNLTASTYEVYRDIDPDPSGRLKLANIADPSITSYTDNTASNGTTYYYWVKVNGSVNSNAASATPSGGASPSIDLTASAGDASVSLDWTISNLSVTRIDVYRDIDSDPSGRVRIGTNLDLSARSYTDDTAINGTTYYYWIKVRGTDGIDYNSNAASATPSGGSSGGSSTTRIEDTDPGTISYDGSLKSYTSADNGTAINLSNNMGEEIVWNYNASSSGTYQLTFRYTRKATMNSSVTIIVNGSSQTLSLSETTSSGFTTSTVSASLNSGNNEIILRTNAGGESADIDWIEITGGSSSRNSGKNTNTAGETVVEEIPTLQDATLLVYPNPTSDFITVRLPSIQRSSIYVFNSIGQLIYSKESKEERQDIDMRNFHKGLYFIMIHHGEKEILKKIIKK; this is translated from the coding sequence ATGAAAACAAATGCACTTTCGGGAATGCTTGCAGTTTTATTATTTCTGCCTTTATTTCTTTTTTCACAATCAACAATTTACGTATCACCCAATGGGTCATCGAGCAACTCAGGAACACAATCCTCCCCAACGACTCTAGAGAATGCTATTAGTAATTTATCTTCTGGTGGAACTATCTATATGGAAGGCGGTCTTTACAATTATACATCAACAATTGTAATATCTTCAAATGGATCTTCTGAATCATTAAACAACGTTTTTGCTTATAACGGAACACCTGTTATTAATTTCTCATCTTTATCAGAAAGTTCATCCAACAGAGGTCTTGTTTTAGATGGTGACTACTGGCATTTTAAAGGCATAATCATTGAAGAAGCAGGCGATAATGGCATGCTATTATCTGGGAACAATAATATAATTGAAGAATGTATTTTTCGTAAAAACCACGATACAGGACTTCAATTAAGCCGTTATAGTAGTTCTGCCAATTCAATTAGTGAATGGCCTTCAAATAATCTAATATTAAATTGTGAAGCTTATGACAATCGTGATTCTGGCAATGAAAACGCAGATGGATTTGCAGCGAAACTGACGTGTGGCACAGGAAACATCTTCCGTGGCTGTGTAGCACACCATAATATTGATGATGGATGGGATTTATATACTAAAAGTGAAACCGGACCAATAGGCCCAATATTATTTGAAGATTGTATTGCTCATAGTAATGGAATATTAACTACAGGCGGGACTTCCGGAGGCGGAGATAAAAACGGATTTAAACTTGGATCTACGTCCAATACAGTAAATCATATTGTACGACGTAGTATTGCTTATAATAATGGGAAACATGGATTTACAGATAATGGGAACATTGGTGCTATAGAATTTTCTAACAATACTTCATATAATAATGCCAGTTATAATTTCCATACCAGAGATAATGCCAGCCATGTATTTAAAAATAATCTTTCTTTTAATAATTCAACAAACGATCGTATTCGGGGAGATGCCTCAGCTCCAAACTCTTTCATAGGGGCAACAGGAGGATTTACTGTCGATAGCTCTGATTTTGAAACCTTAACACCAGGTTCTGATGCAGCCCCTACTTCAAATGGATTTCTTAACTTAAAATCGGGAAGTGATTTAATTGATTCTGGAGTAACAACATCTGGCATTAGCTATAATGGATCCAATCCTGATTTAGGTGCTATTGAATTCGGGGAAACTACTACAGCACCAGACCCTGAAGTTATTCTTACTGCTACCGCTGGAGATGCTTCAGTAAGTTTAAGCTGGAGTGTAAGTAACTTAACGGCTTCTACTTATGAGGTATATCGTGATATAGATCCTGATCCAAGTGGAAGATTAAAGTTAGCAAACATAGCGGATCCCAGTATAACCAGTTATACTGATAATACAGCAAGTAATGGAACCACCTATTATTATTGGGTAAAAGTGAATGGTTCCGTTAACTCTAATGCAGCATCAGCAACACCATCAGGGGGAGCATCTCCTTCTATTGATCTTACAGCAAGTGCAGGAGACGCTTCTGTAAGTCTTGATTGGACAATAAGTAATCTTTCTGTTACACGAATAGATGTTTATCGGGATATCGATTCCGATCCTAGTGGACGAGTTAGAATAGGAACCAACCTAGACTTATCTGCCAGAAGTTATACCGATGATACAGCAATTAATGGCACCACATATTATTATTGGATAAAAGTTAGAGGTACTGATGGTATTGATTACAATTCAAACGCAGCATCAGCAACACCATCAGGTGGAAGTTCAGGAGGTAGTTCTACTACTCGTATTGAAGATACAGATCCAGGAACAATTTCCTACGACGGATCATTAAAATCATATACGTCAGCAGATAATGGTACAGCTATTAACCTTTCAAATAATATGGGTGAAGAAATCGTTTGGAATTATAACGCTTCTTCTTCAGGAACTTATCAATTAACGTTTAGGTATACCAGAAAAGCAACCATGAACAGTTCTGTAACTATTATTGTTAACGGTTCTTCCCAAACTTTATCTTTATCTGAAACAACAAGCTCTGGATTTACAACTTCTACAGTATCAGCAAGCTTAAATAGTGGTAATAATGAGATTATCCTTAGAACAAATGCTGGTGGTGAAAGTGCTGATATTGATTGGATTGAAATTACAGGAGGATCAAGTTCGCGTAATTCAGGAAAAAACACCAATACAGCTGGGGAAACCGTTGTAGAAGAAATCCCTACATTACAAGATGCAACATTATTGGTTTATCCTAATCCAACTAGTGATTTTATTACTGTAAGATTACCTTCAATCCAAAGAAGTAGCATCTATGTTTTTAATTCTATTGGACAATTGATTTACTCAAAAGAGTCAAAAGAAGAAAGACAAGATATAGATATGAGAAATTTTCATAAAGGCCTTTATTTTATAATGATTCATCATGGAGAAAAAGAAATTTTGAAAAAGATTATTAAAAAATAA